GCAAATATTCTTCAGTGGGATATTTCAGGACCTCAGGTTCCCAGCCTTTATGAGAGAGTACCTCAATTAAGGACTCTTCAAAATCTAATTCTTTGTCAAAGACCATTTCGCGTTCACACCTCCTACACAAATATTTTTTCGAGCATTGATTTCTTGATATTTTTCAACTTTTCTAAATTATGCTGATGAAGGCTGATAAGATTGTCGAGTGTAGCAAAATACTCTGTAATTTTGTTCTGTTCCGGGATTGAGGGGATTGTGATCATTCGTTTCTTCCAATCCTCGACATCAAACACCATCTTTTCAATATCAACTCCATAGGAGCTTAAGAAAAAAAGCCGGTACATTTCCGGTAGTTTAGACATCAATCCCCAGAACTCTGAAGTAATATGTTCGTTTCCGGAACAGACTAAGTACTCGTTTGAAACGATAGATTTATCAAGGCTTTTCGGCACTATTCCATTCGCTCCATGAATGATTTGCCGTTTTGAAATTACATAGTCACCTTCATGAACCTCATAATAGTTTTTGACCAATATGTCTTTTCCTTTATAGAAACCACGGGACACAATTCCGCCATTACGCCTTTTCACAGTAATAAGCTGATATGTTTCCTTGTCATCCATTTCAATCGGGCGTGACTGTTCTGTTAATACATCACTAACCATAAACTGTTCCCAATCATCAGTAAATCCAGCGAAGCGAATTTCTGGAACATTGGCTCCATCCTTCGGGAACATTTTT
The nucleotide sequence above comes from Brevibacillus laterosporus LMG 15441. Encoded proteins:
- a CDS encoding restriction endonuclease subunit S, with translation MAEIDKKPEIRFTGFTDAWEQRKLGDILKTHQFSPYLAEPSDYGNYEVIQQGDKSVVGYANGIPFENYPDVVLFGDHTLSLYKPREPFFVATDGVKILSADGLEGNFLFTLLERYKPESQGYKRHFTILKNERGWITENKEEQAKIGSFFKGLDHLITLHQRKYDKLVIVKKSLLEKMFPKDGANVPEIRFAGFTDDWEQFMVSDVLTEQSRPIEMDDKETYQLITVKRRNGGIVSRGFYKGKDILVKNYYEVHEGDYVISKRQIIHGANGIVPKSLDKSIVSNEYLVCSGNEHITSEFWGLMSKLPEMYRLFFLSSYGVDIEKMVFDVEDWKKRMITIPSIPEQNKITEYFATLDNLISLHQHNLEKLKNIKKSMLEKIFV